A region from the Desulfuromonas sp. TF genome encodes:
- a CDS encoding cytochrome c3 family protein has translation MLSLRVILHRTALGALALLLCTFSPPPTQAAKEKYFDRSGRLIVVEKPAADLLRTYDTQNRKPPENFPVPPAPFSEGIFPCSDCHADMKPNLQRRELQDMHTDIVLNHAEGQRWCLDCHNPGDRDTLRLVSGEVIPFSESYRLCGQCHGDKYRDWREGIHGKRTGNWNGDKEYLLCAHCHNPHDPGFKPLKPMPPPQRPGGGIH, from the coding sequence ATGCTCTCTCTCAGAGTGATCTTACACCGAACCGCCCTGGGGGCACTCGCCCTCCTCCTGTGTACCTTCTCACCCCCTCCAACGCAGGCGGCAAAAGAGAAATATTTTGACCGCTCCGGCAGGTTGATCGTGGTGGAGAAGCCGGCGGCCGACCTGCTGCGCACCTACGACACCCAAAATCGTAAACCGCCCGAGAACTTTCCCGTGCCGCCTGCCCCCTTCTCGGAAGGGATTTTTCCCTGCTCCGACTGCCATGCCGACATGAAACCGAATCTCCAACGGCGGGAATTGCAGGACATGCACACCGATATCGTCCTGAATCATGCCGAGGGACAGCGCTGGTGCCTGGATTGTCACAATCCCGGCGATCGGGACACCTTGCGCCTGGTGTCGGGGGAGGTGATCCCCTTCTCCGAAAGCTACCGGCTCTGCGGACAGTGCCACGGGGACAAATACCGGGACTGGCGCGAGGGCATACATGGCAAGCGAACCGGCAACTGGAACGGCGACAAGGAATACCTGCTCTGCGCACACTGCCACAACCCGCACGATCCTGGATTCAAGCCGTTAAAGCCCATGCCACCACCACAACGGCCCGGCGGCGGTATACATTAA
- a CDS encoding cytochrome c3 family protein, whose translation MKNHVWRPLFVVIAMVVGILAFRFFYVPNDFGSGEYGFMYSYHRKSNEEEWKSKPVKYRDTGKQKMHEFCEDCHGEEVEIRTEDLHGIIPCENCHGPALNHPEDPEKLLIDRSRGVCLRCHTDLPYTTSERKRIPGIDPDEHNVDMECVECHNPHNPRLEDM comes from the coding sequence GTGAAAAACCATGTATGGCGACCACTCTTCGTGGTCATCGCAATGGTCGTGGGGATACTGGCATTCCGGTTCTTCTATGTCCCTAACGACTTCGGCAGCGGGGAGTACGGATTCATGTACAGCTACCACCGGAAGTCCAATGAGGAAGAGTGGAAGTCTAAGCCGGTGAAGTACCGCGACACAGGCAAGCAGAAGATGCACGAATTCTGCGAGGATTGCCATGGGGAGGAAGTCGAAATCCGGACGGAAGACCTGCACGGCATCATTCCCTGCGAAAACTGTCACGGGCCGGCCCTGAACCATCCGGAAGACCCCGAGAAGCTGCTCATCGACCGCAGCCGTGGGGTCTGCCTCCGCTGCCACACCGATCTTCCTTATACGACCAGTGAGCGCAAGCGCATCCCCGGCATCGATCCCGACGAGCATAATGTCGACATGGAATGCGTGGAATGTCACAACCCGCACAACCCGAGACTGGAGGACATGTAA
- a CDS encoding 4Fe-4S dicluster domain-containing protein, protein MKRREFLKNTIVVIAGASVPLSALELIDPRKVLADNPEIHWAFLIDTHKCVGCGFCVKACKTENDIPMEANVTRTWVERYVYTKDDRRYVDSPKGALYGYTDSRIDLGMGEHKEINPEDVGKAFFVPKLCNHCLTPPCTQVCPVGATYKTDDGVVLVDNTWCIGCGYCIMACPFGARYFHPVHKVADKCTFCYHRITKGLETACVNACPFGARKMCNIRDINDPVTKIIMNDRVGVLKDEFGTKPQAFYIGLASEVR, encoded by the coding sequence ATGAAGCGGCGGGAATTCCTGAAAAACACCATCGTGGTCATCGCCGGTGCGTCGGTCCCCCTCTCGGCCCTAGAACTGATCGACCCCCGCAAGGTGCTGGCCGACAATCCTGAAATCCACTGGGCTTTTTTGATCGACACCCATAAGTGTGTAGGCTGCGGCTTCTGTGTGAAAGCCTGCAAGACCGAAAACGACATCCCCATGGAAGCCAACGTCACCCGCACGTGGGTCGAGCGGTACGTTTACACAAAGGATGACCGGCGGTACGTCGATAGCCCTAAAGGCGCCCTCTATGGCTACACCGACTCCAGAATCGACCTGGGCATGGGAGAACACAAGGAAATCAACCCCGAAGACGTCGGCAAGGCCTTCTTCGTTCCCAAGCTCTGCAACCATTGCCTCACCCCTCCCTGCACTCAGGTTTGCCCGGTCGGCGCCACCTATAAGACGGATGACGGCGTGGTGCTGGTCGATAATACCTGGTGCATCGGCTGCGGTTACTGCATCATGGCCTGCCCCTTCGGCGCCCGATATTTCCACCCTGTGCACAAGGTGGCGGACAAGTGCACCTTCTGCTATCACCGTATCACCAAGGGTCTCGAGACTGCGTGCGTCAATGCCTGTCCTTTCGGTGCCCGGAAGATGTGCAATATCCGGGACATCAATGACCCGGTCACCAAGATCATTATGAACGACCGCGTCGGTGTGCTTAAAGACGAATTCGGAACCAAACCGCAGGCTTTTTACATCGGCCTTGCTTCGGAGGTGCGTTAA
- the dsrP gene encoding sulfate reduction electron transfer complex DsrMKJOP subunit DsrP has product MKNIWSFFKGTLVLVSKGSKGYYIWVGLLLSLMTIGATAYVYQLGNGLGVTAMRDQVSWGFYISNFTFLVGVAAAAVLLVIPAYVYHWKPIKEIAVLGELLAISAIVMCLLFVTVDIGRPDRFWHLIPKIGILNFPQSLLAWDVVVLNLYLVLNLVIAVYILYNLYYKREPNKNFTTPLLLLSIPAAISIHTVTAFLYSGLGARPFWNASILAPRFLASAFCSGPAFMILVFLLIRRYTKFRIKDEAIHKVAELIAYAMFINLFLLGAEVFKEYYTDTIHLAPMKYLFQGLHGHSALVPWIWTAMLFNITAFLIFLIPETRKNHVTLVIGCLLIFTGVYIEKGMGLVIPGFVPDVLHEIYEYSPTGIEILLTMGIWATGMFVYTMLLRVAIPILNGDFHVSEDGVNCYIGDQLFLVPAQTEDKT; this is encoded by the coding sequence ATGAAGAATATATGGTCATTTTTTAAAGGCACGCTGGTGCTGGTCAGCAAAGGAAGCAAAGGATATTATATCTGGGTCGGATTGCTTCTGTCGCTGATGACGATCGGCGCTACGGCTTACGTCTATCAGTTGGGGAACGGGCTCGGCGTCACTGCGATGCGCGACCAGGTCTCCTGGGGCTTTTACATCTCCAATTTCACCTTCCTGGTCGGGGTGGCCGCTGCTGCCGTACTGCTGGTAATCCCCGCGTATGTCTACCATTGGAAGCCGATCAAGGAGATCGCCGTTCTGGGCGAATTGCTTGCGATTTCCGCCATCGTCATGTGCCTGTTGTTCGTCACGGTGGATATCGGCCGCCCTGATCGTTTCTGGCATCTTATCCCGAAGATCGGCATCCTTAACTTCCCGCAATCGTTGCTGGCCTGGGACGTAGTCGTGCTTAACCTGTATCTTGTCCTCAATCTTGTCATTGCTGTATACATTCTCTACAACCTCTATTACAAGCGGGAACCGAACAAAAACTTCACGACGCCGCTGCTGCTGTTGTCTATCCCAGCCGCCATCTCGATCCATACGGTCACCGCTTTTCTGTACTCCGGTCTCGGGGCTCGTCCGTTCTGGAACGCTTCGATTCTGGCCCCGCGTTTTCTGGCCTCAGCTTTCTGCTCCGGCCCGGCCTTCATGATTCTGGTATTTCTCCTGATTCGCCGGTATACCAAGTTCCGGATCAAGGATGAGGCAATTCACAAAGTGGCAGAACTGATCGCCTATGCCATGTTCATCAATCTCTTTCTCCTCGGGGCGGAGGTTTTCAAAGAGTACTACACCGACACCATTCACCTTGCTCCGATGAAGTATCTTTTCCAGGGCCTCCACGGCCACTCGGCCCTTGTTCCCTGGATCTGGACAGCCATGCTCTTCAATATCACGGCTTTCCTGATCTTTCTTATCCCCGAGACCCGCAAGAACCATGTCACTCTGGTGATCGGCTGCCTTCTGATCTTCACCGGCGTTTACATCGAGAAAGGGATGGGCCTGGTTATACCCGGCTTTGTCCCGGACGTTCTGCACGAAATCTATGAATACTCGCCGACGGGAATTGAAATCCTGCTGACGATGGGAATCTGGGCCACGGGAATGTTCGTCTACACCATGCTGCTGCGAGTGGCCATACCGATCCTCAACGGTGATTTCCATGTCTCCGAGGACGGGGTCAACTGCTATATCGGGGATCAGCTCTTCCTCGTGCCTGCCCAAACCGAAGATAAAACATGA
- a CDS encoding ABC transporter C-terminal domain-containing protein, giving the protein MPDAGKSLERRIEELEKDISTLESRIEELEHRLERPAGKILLRDMPTPVAESGEPSEALLDWLGHSSLLQRLASICFLLVVALVLRTVTDNDILDKEVGSLIGMAYSFALIAWGWRSYSRSHSLAPVFTVCGAFLLYSIVVETHEHFESLPTVPAYMLIAAAGVALAFISHLYKVALPVFVGTLGMCLAGVALDFPHPVFPYLFILLLAANTLGTFATRLQRCSWLRWLLFVVSVFMMMVWGMRLGIYLGRSTPDELPFSVAGLFPAVATLALVYAGVAVMGILGRINERVSKFDFALPTLNVLWAFAVARYAVNAGPWSASFLASMGVMAAAGHFAIGYWFGRRRMEGAPGTNSFALAGSILLALALPMATGSKLISLALISATAFGMAVLSRRWRSGGMRLTSYMLQFYACGILALLLRATETTSPSLVGAGASGALAGIAFLHYLWARNNPPPGESLVFDRFDKDDRLAVFLLMVSLLGGFFALRVGVYQAIVGLIPGEEISSVFSSAQTVIINLSAAVLMCFAFMRRNKEVRNVAILVTIIGGVKVFMIDLLGLAGVPVVASVLSFGVAASLESFALSRWQRIDMLRVSKWPRKSQTGTGGANESMQ; this is encoded by the coding sequence ATGCCAGATGCTGGAAAATCTCTGGAGCGCCGAATTGAGGAGCTCGAAAAGGATATCAGTACACTCGAAAGCCGGATAGAGGAACTGGAACACCGCCTTGAGCGTCCTGCCGGGAAAATTCTGCTGCGGGATATGCCAACGCCGGTCGCCGAATCCGGAGAACCCTCTGAGGCGCTGCTGGACTGGTTGGGGCATTCTTCTCTCCTCCAGCGATTGGCGTCTATCTGCTTTCTGCTGGTAGTGGCGCTTGTTCTGCGGACGGTCACCGACAATGACATCCTGGACAAGGAGGTCGGATCCCTGATCGGAATGGCATACTCTTTTGCCCTCATCGCCTGGGGATGGCGAAGTTATAGCCGGTCGCATTCGCTTGCGCCGGTTTTTACCGTCTGTGGCGCGTTTCTCCTCTACTCGATCGTCGTTGAAACCCACGAGCACTTCGAATCCCTCCCCACCGTGCCGGCCTACATGCTTATCGCTGCGGCCGGAGTGGCCCTGGCGTTTATCTCGCACCTGTACAAGGTCGCTCTTCCCGTATTCGTCGGTACACTTGGAATGTGTCTTGCCGGCGTTGCGCTCGATTTTCCTCATCCAGTTTTCCCCTACCTTTTCATTCTGCTGCTGGCTGCCAATACCCTGGGCACTTTTGCGACGCGTCTTCAGCGGTGTTCCTGGCTCCGATGGCTCCTCTTTGTCGTTTCCGTATTCATGATGATGGTCTGGGGGATGCGACTGGGTATTTACCTGGGCAGGAGTACTCCGGACGAACTTCCCTTCTCGGTCGCCGGCCTTTTTCCGGCGGTCGCCACTCTGGCCCTGGTCTACGCTGGTGTTGCGGTTATGGGGATTCTCGGACGGATCAACGAACGGGTTTCAAAATTTGACTTTGCCCTTCCGACCTTGAACGTACTCTGGGCTTTCGCCGTTGCAAGGTATGCGGTAAATGCCGGACCGTGGAGTGCCTCGTTTTTGGCGAGCATGGGGGTAATGGCCGCGGCAGGTCATTTCGCAATAGGTTATTGGTTCGGAAGGAGACGGATGGAAGGGGCGCCAGGAACCAACTCCTTCGCATTGGCTGGCAGCATTCTCCTGGCTCTGGCGCTCCCCATGGCCACGGGGAGTAAGCTGATCTCCCTTGCACTGATCTCGGCAACAGCCTTTGGAATGGCTGTTCTGTCCAGGCGTTGGCGCAGTGGAGGCATGCGACTGACCTCCTACATGCTGCAGTTTTATGCTTGCGGTATTTTAGCGCTGTTGCTGCGGGCCACGGAAACGACCAGTCCTTCACTTGTCGGCGCCGGCGCATCCGGGGCTCTGGCGGGAATCGCTTTTCTGCATTACCTTTGGGCCCGCAACAATCCGCCACCTGGAGAATCCCTGGTTTTTGACCGATTCGACAAGGACGACCGCCTTGCGGTTTTCCTCCTCATGGTCTCGCTGCTGGGCGGTTTCTTTGCCTTGAGGGTCGGAGTGTATCAGGCGATCGTCGGGCTGATCCCGGGTGAAGAGATCTCGTCCGTGTTCTCTTCAGCCCAAACGGTGATCATCAATCTCTCCGCCGCCGTCCTCATGTGCTTTGCTTTCATGCGCCGAAACAAGGAGGTGCGGAACGTCGCCATTCTGGTCACTATTATCGGCGGCGTAAAGGTCTTTATGATCGACCTGCTCGGTCTGGCCGGCGTTCCCGTGGTGGCCAGTGTTTTATCCTTCGGGGTGGCGGCTTCCCTTGAGTCCTTCGCGCTGAGTCGGTGGCAGCGCATTGATATGCTCAGAGTATCAAAATGGCCTCGTAAATCCCAGACCGGGACGGGCGGGGCAAATGAATCGATGCAGTAA
- a CDS encoding 4Fe-4S dicluster domain-containing protein, with protein MSDQNKRDKHVFQLTRRKALKGLAAGVGVLALPSRQASASVWESFFQKHFRELSKDELKSVLARLEKEYSKQYDKDVTVKATPAIEGVRFGYGLDLSRCIGCRRCVYGCVAENNQSRDPQIQWIRVVRMDKEKGIDFDSAEHYYNPAEVPEEGHTYMPIACQQCENPACTKVCPVQATWKENDGIIVVDYNWCIGCRYCMAACPYGARHFNWKKSQIPAEELNPDTHYLGNRPRPVGVVEKCTFCIQRTREQPGRYPACEEACPVGARKFGNLLDPKSEMRYLIENKRVFILKEELNTQPKFFYFYAT; from the coding sequence ATGTCGGATCAAAATAAGCGCGATAAACATGTTTTTCAATTAACCCGTCGCAAGGCCCTGAAGGGCCTTGCGGCAGGTGTCGGCGTTCTAGCCTTGCCATCCCGTCAAGCTTCGGCCTCCGTCTGGGAAAGCTTCTTCCAGAAGCATTTCCGTGAACTCAGCAAGGATGAGCTGAAAAGTGTATTGGCACGGCTGGAAAAGGAATACAGCAAGCAATACGACAAGGACGTGACGGTCAAGGCCACACCGGCCATTGAGGGGGTAAGATTCGGCTACGGGCTCGACCTGTCCCGGTGCATCGGCTGTCGCCGCTGCGTCTATGGCTGTGTGGCGGAGAACAATCAGTCCCGCGACCCGCAGATTCAATGGATACGCGTCGTCCGCATGGACAAGGAGAAGGGGATCGATTTCGATTCCGCCGAACACTACTACAACCCGGCTGAAGTTCCGGAAGAGGGTCACACCTACATGCCGATCGCCTGTCAGCAGTGCGAGAATCCGGCCTGCACCAAAGTTTGCCCCGTGCAGGCCACCTGGAAGGAAAACGACGGAATCATCGTCGTCGATTACAACTGGTGTATCGGCTGCCGTTACTGCATGGCGGCCTGCCCTTACGGCGCACGCCATTTCAACTGGAAGAAGAGCCAGATTCCGGCCGAAGAACTGAACCCCGACACCCATTATCTCGGGAACCGCCCCCGACCGGTCGGCGTCGTGGAAAAATGCACCTTCTGCATTCAGCGCACCAGGGAGCAGCCGGGCCGTTACCCGGCCTGCGAAGAGGCTTGCCCGGTCGGCGCCCGGAAGTTCGGCAATCTTCTCGACCCTAAAAGTGAAATGCGGTATCTGATTGAGAACAAACGGGTCTTCATCCTCAAGGAGGAGTTGAATACGCAGCCCAAGTTCTTTTACTTCTACGCGACCTAA
- the nrfD gene encoding NrfD/PsrC family molybdoenzyme membrane anchor subunit, whose product MVEHVAQLVHGEAWTIKELFVLPNEYVYWSIQIVMYPFMTGLVAGAFVLSSLYHVFGVKQLKEIARFSLVFSFALLPVAMLPLMLHLMQPFRGIHVLMTPHFTSAISAFGIVFLTYACIVASELWFVYRQHFVESALALKASPTRSGIDSLRLRLFSILTLGAWDISDEALHKDHKAVSVLAAFGIPVACFLHGYAGFIFGSVKANALWMTPLMPVIFICSAVVSGIALCILCYVVTQEIRKFLAKRKLARWAHEPNAPSVEQLRGAEESEVKMVANYLLYFMIAALTLEILDLIFRGYTQVKSWDILREVIMERDFVKIFILQYTIGNAIPFIMMILPGRTVRRITIATVLVMFGVFMMRWNVVIGGQAFSLSFAGFMHYHLPIIPHDVETFKEGLFGALTVMATPFVIFYFLTKIFPVFAEEKAH is encoded by the coding sequence ATGGTCGAACATGTCGCACAACTTGTTCATGGTGAAGCCTGGACAATCAAAGAGCTGTTCGTTCTGCCGAACGAATATGTCTACTGGTCGATTCAGATCGTCATGTACCCCTTTATGACAGGCCTGGTGGCGGGCGCCTTCGTCCTTTCCTCGCTTTACCACGTATTCGGGGTAAAGCAGCTGAAGGAAATCGCCCGCTTTTCACTTGTTTTCTCCTTTGCGCTGCTGCCGGTGGCGATGTTGCCGCTGATGCTGCACCTGATGCAGCCTTTTAGGGGCATCCACGTCCTGATGACGCCGCACTTCACCTCTGCGATTTCTGCCTTCGGTATCGTCTTTCTGACCTACGCCTGCATTGTTGCCTCCGAGCTGTGGTTCGTCTATCGTCAACATTTCGTCGAGAGCGCCCTCGCCCTCAAAGCCAGCCCGACCCGCTCAGGAATCGACAGCCTGCGCCTCAGGCTTTTCTCCATCCTGACCCTCGGCGCCTGGGACATCAGCGATGAAGCCCTTCACAAGGACCATAAGGCGGTAAGCGTTCTGGCCGCCTTCGGCATCCCGGTCGCCTGCTTTCTGCATGGATACGCCGGTTTCATTTTCGGCTCGGTCAAAGCGAACGCTCTGTGGATGACGCCGCTCATGCCGGTCATCTTCATCTGCTCCGCGGTCGTCTCCGGCATCGCCCTGTGCATTCTCTGCTATGTGGTGACTCAGGAGATCCGCAAGTTCCTGGCCAAACGGAAATTGGCTCGGTGGGCTCACGAGCCCAATGCTCCGAGCGTGGAGCAACTGCGTGGGGCAGAGGAATCTGAGGTCAAGATGGTGGCCAATTACCTTCTCTATTTTATGATCGCCGCCCTTACCCTGGAAATTCTCGACCTGATCTTCCGTGGATACACCCAGGTCAAATCTTGGGACATTCTGCGCGAGGTCATTATGGAGCGGGATTTTGTCAAAATCTTCATTCTGCAGTACACCATCGGCAACGCTATCCCTTTCATCATGATGATCTTGCCCGGGAGAACGGTGCGAAGGATAACCATTGCAACCGTGCTCGTCATGTTCGGTGTATTCATGATGCGTTGGAATGTGGTCATCGGCGGACAGGCCTTCTCCCTGAGCTTCGCCGGCTTCATGCACTATCACCTGCCGATCATCCCCCATGATGTGGAGACCTTCAAGGAGGGGCTGTTCGGCGCACTAACAGTCATGGCCACGCCTTTTGTGATTTTCTACTTCCTGACAAAGATTTTCCCGGTCTTCGCTGAAGAAAAGGCTCATTGA
- a CDS encoding cytochrome c3 family protein produces the protein MALTLKNFINWCKRHILLVTLLAIGFIVVFGFVNIQILHMTSEPEFCAMCHPKHGFGPLAEVDSWEHSGHSDAGVSCLDCHGRPGPAGYMKAKLGGLYDTYMQFTISKEEKLEILANPSPDLVPMEHCLFCHSDEGNREYREKHKGPLEIVEMRLLDSVNNPEFRERKGLPDIMTDTFVGGTHFDHSFHIESFDLTCRDCHFGVVHQPGTKTERMNTCVACHKENEGSSAPLIEDCATCHEAQLAMNEGKGAMEVQGDPGMMHAAEVTCQMCHTGVEEGIYRPSSATCVDCHDGSYVEVFNDWAKTIDAKVDRLSLLRTDAEKALKKADDLRRDTVEGWVLYEKALHNLNFVKDDGTHGVHNIDYAQAILKSVESDFKQILKDLNVKW, from the coding sequence ATGGCTCTAACGTTGAAGAACTTCATCAATTGGTGCAAAAGACACATCCTCCTGGTCACCCTGTTGGCCATCGGCTTCATCGTCGTTTTCGGATTCGTCAACATCCAGATCCTGCACATGACTTCAGAACCTGAGTTCTGCGCCATGTGCCATCCCAAGCACGGTTTCGGTCCGCTTGCGGAAGTCGATTCCTGGGAGCACTCAGGCCATTCGGATGCCGGGGTTTCCTGTCTCGACTGTCACGGCAGACCCGGACCCGCCGGCTACATGAAGGCCAAACTGGGAGGGCTCTACGATACGTACATGCAGTTCACCATCTCCAAGGAAGAAAAACTGGAGATCCTCGCCAATCCCAGTCCGGACCTCGTACCGATGGAACATTGCCTTTTCTGCCATTCCGATGAAGGCAATCGGGAGTATCGTGAGAAGCACAAAGGCCCGCTCGAGATCGTCGAAATGCGCCTTTTAGACAGCGTGAACAACCCCGAATTTCGCGAACGCAAAGGTCTGCCGGACATCATGACCGACACATTCGTGGGCGGCACCCATTTTGACCATTCCTTCCACATCGAGTCCTTCGACTTGACCTGCCGCGACTGTCATTTCGGAGTGGTACATCAACCGGGGACCAAAACCGAGCGGATGAATACCTGCGTCGCCTGCCATAAGGAAAACGAAGGTTCTTCCGCCCCCCTCATCGAAGATTGCGCCACCTGCCATGAAGCCCAATTGGCCATGAACGAAGGTAAGGGGGCCATGGAGGTGCAGGGCGATCCGGGGATGATGCACGCCGCCGAGGTAACCTGCCAGATGTGCCACACAGGCGTGGAAGAAGGCATCTATCGGCCCAGCTCTGCAACCTGCGTCGACTGCCATGATGGAAGCTACGTTGAAGTTTTCAATGACTGGGCCAAAACGATTGACGCCAAGGTCGACAGGCTCAGCCTCCTGCGCACCGATGCCGAAAAGGCCCTCAAGAAAGCCGACGATCTTCGTCGCGACACAGTGGAAGGCTGGGTGCTTTATGAAAAAGCGCTTCACAACCTGAACTTCGTTAAAGATGACGGAACACACGGGGTCCATAACATTGATTATGCCCAGGCCATCCTCAAGTCCGTAGAATCTGATTTCAAGCAGATACTGAAAGACCTGAACGTCAAATGGTAA